A single genomic interval of Helianthus annuus cultivar XRQ/B chromosome 13, HanXRQr2.0-SUNRISE, whole genome shotgun sequence harbors:
- the LOC110900364 gene encoding putative disease resistance RPP13-like protein 1, producing the protein MADAATTALVKLIFEKLADEVFKEYARAQGIHSELENLGRELSLIQALLHDASEKEVTEKSVGLWLSSLQHLAYDIEDVLDDVATEAMRRELTQESGASTSKVKKLIVPTCCTNFSLSHRLSPKIDTITIELQRLYKANAELGLTVKDGKERDPNRGNETSLLESDVVGREGEKKRLLKKLLGGDGSSKENFSIVPIVGMGGVGKTTLARMLYNDTQVKDHFQLKAWVCVSDDFDVFKISKTIFQDVSKENKEFENLNQLQVALTEQLKDKRFLLVLDDVWTENYDHWENLARPLKSGAPGSRVIMTTRKKELLKTLGFGHLDLLESLSSEDALSLFALHALGVDTFDPYPNLREKGEAIVKKCGTLPLALKSIGRLLRTKTTPEKWDDVLSSQLWDSKYVGDLPEDWKVIFPALMLSYHDLSANLKRLFAYCSLFPKDFLFNKADLVLLWMGEGFLSQSNATKSQEDFGKEDFEALLSRSFLQHAPNDESLYVMHDLMNDLATFVAEDFVLRFENHTKLGKEALTKYRHMSFIPERYEAYQKFEPFKRARSLRTLLGVSMDQNRIRYFSSKILVDLLPQLPLLRVLSLSGIEISEVPDYIGSLKHLRYLNLSRTDIKELPENIGNLFNLQILLVCGCYRLTKLPKSFSKLRKLQHFDFRGTSYHIKLPLGIGELTSLQTLTKIVIGGDGGFAITELKGLNNLGGELSIVGLCKVQSAVDAHEAKLSLKKLTKLELNWGDGSQHETPEKEVLEELKPDSEWLKELAVKSYGGIEFPKWVGHPSFHRLVHVSIHNCKNCTSLPQLGQLPSLKELYISRMPNVEFIGSELTGTNQLTVAAFPSLEILRFESMHGWEVWSTNNEVSDAVFPCLRELQIVDSPKLIEVSLKTLLSALPCLRKLLIVNCPKMIEFSPEALPALEFLHFEDMFGWKIWSTNDAVFPCLRKLHINNCPELVDVSAEALPLLRVLKIDGCGDGVLRSLVQAASSITKLKMSSISGLTYEVWKGVIEHIGAVEEVRIEKCNEIRYLWESEEEASKVLVNIKKLTVSECSNLVSLGEKEEKDNFGSNLLSSLRILEVRDCDNMERCCCPNNIESLDISDCSSLTHVSFPTAAAGGGQKLKSIDIWGCEKLMEKISSASMPMLESINISDWTNLKSIMQLGNFIYLTSLIIKECNSMESLSALQMKNLSSLKVLEITNCRGIDPSCHGGVWPPNLCCLRIGGLKKPMSEWGPQNFPSSLVQLWLFGEPDVRNFRQLSHIFPSSLTHLWIERFGKLESLSMGLQHLTSLQHLTIEQCPKLKHLPKQLLPSLLSLKIEECSDLRKRCEGRGSHYYPLISHIPKIEIDSGYFFII; encoded by the coding sequence ATGGCTGATGCTGCTACTACTGCACTTGTCAAACTCATatttgaaaagcttgctgatgaaGTCTTCAAGGAGTATGCTCGTGCTCAGGGTATTCACTCCGAGCTCGAGAATTTGGGGAGAGAACTGTCCCTGATCCAAGCTCTTCTTCATGATGCTTCTGAAAAGGAAGTAACTGAAAAATCTGTTGGGCTATGGCTCAGTAGTCTCCAGCATTTGGCTTATGACATCGAAGACGTACTCGATGATGTGGCTACGGAAGCCATGCGTCGTGAGCTGACCCAGGAATCAGGAGCAAGCACAAGCAAGGTAAAAAAACTGATTGTCCCAACTTGCTGCACAAATTTCTCACTAAGTCATAGGTTGTCTCCCAAGATAGATACTATTACCATCGAGTTACAACGACTATATAAAGCAAACGCTGAGCTAGGTTTGACGGTGAAAGATGGAAAGGAGAGAGATCCTAATAGAGGAAACGAAACCTCTTTGCTAGAATCTGATGTTGTTGGGCGAGAAGGTGAGAAAAAGAGATTGCTGAAGAAGTTGTTAGGGGGTGATGGGTCATCCAAGGAAAACTTTAGCATAGTACCCATAGTTGGTATGGGTGGGGTTGGCAAGACCACTCTGGCTAGAATGCTATATAACGATACACAGGTGAAGGATCACTTTCAACTCAAGGCGTGGGTTTGTGTTTCTGATGATTTTGATGTCTTTAAGATAAGCAAAACCATTTTTCAAGATGTGTCAAAGGAAAACAAGGAATTTGAAAATTTAAATCAGCTTCAAGTTGCTCTTACAGAACAACTTAAAGACAAGCGATTTTTACTAGTTCTTGATGATGTGTGGACCGAGAACTATGACCATTGGGAAAACCTAGCGCGACCATTAAAATCAGGGGCTCCTGGAAGTAGGGTAATCATGACAACTCGCAAGAAGGAATTACTCAAAACGCTAGGTTTTGGTCATCTAGACCTTCTGGAGAGTTTGTCCTCTGAAGATGCTTTGTCTTTATTTGCTTTGCATGCATTGGGTGTAGATACATTCGATCCATACCCAAACCTTAGGGAAAAGGGTGAAGCTATTGTGAAAAAGTGTGGTACTTTGCCTTTGGCTTTAAAATCAATTGGAAGACTACTCAGAACAAAAACAACACCTGAAAAGTGGGACGACGTGTTAAGTAGTCAGTTATGGGATTCTAAATATGTTGGTGATCTTCCTGAAGATTGGAAGGTGATTTTTCCGGCCCTTATGCTAAGTTATCATGATCTTTCTGCAAATTTGAAGAGGTTGTTTGCATATTGCTCCTTGTTCCCTAAGGACTTCTTGTTTAACAAAGCGGACTTAGTCTTATTGTGGATGGGGGAAGGTTTTTTAAGTCAATCAAATGCAACCAAGTCACAAGAAGACTTTGGCAAAGAAGATTTTGAAGCACTGTTATCAAGGTCCTTTTTACAGCATGCACCTAATGACGAGTCTTTATATGTGATGCACGACCTGATGAATGATTTGGCCACATTTGTTGCTGAAGATTTTGTTTTAAGGTTTGAGAATCATACCAAGCTGGGGAAGGAAGCTTTGACGAAGTACCGTCATATGTCGTTCATTCCTGAGCGATATGAAGCTTACCAGAAGTTTGAGCCTTTTAAAAGGGCAAGAAGTCTACGAACATTGTTGGGAGTATCTATGGATCAAAATCGTATAAGGTACTTTTCCAGTAAGATTTTGGTTGACTTACTTCCTCAATTACCACTATTAAGGGTGCTTTCTTTGAGTGGCATTGAGATAAGTGAGGTACCAGATTATATTGGTAGTTTGAAGCACTTGAGATATCTTAACTTATCTCGAACTGACATCAAAGAGTTACCAGAGAACATTGGTAATCTTTTTAATCTACAGATATTGTTGGTTTGTGGATGTTACAGATTGACTAAGTTGCCTAAAAGCTTCTCAAAGCTCAGAAAGTTGCAGCATTTTGACTTTAGAGGTACTTCGTATCATATAAAGTTACCCTTGGGGATTGGAGAGCTGACAAGCCTACAAACTCTCACCAAGATTGTCATTGGAGGAGATGGTGGGTTTGCTATAACGGAGCTTAAGGGATTGAATAATCTCGGTGGGGAACTTTCCATTGTAGGGTTGTGCAAAGTGCAAAGCGCAGTGGATGCACATGAGGCAAAATTATCTCTAAAAAAGCTTACTAAGTTAGAGCTGAATTGGGGGGATGGTTCTCAACATGAAACACCTGAAAAGGAGGTTCTCGAAGAGCTGAAACCTGATAGTGAATGGTTGAAAGAGCTTGCAGTTAAGTCATATGGGGGAATAGAGTTTCCAAAATGGGTTGGGCATCCTTCTTTTCACCGGCTGGTTCATGTGTCGATACACAATTGTAAAAATTGTACATCTCTACCACAACTTGGGCAACTACCTTCACTTAAGGAGTTGTATATAAGTAGGATGCCTAATGTTGAATTCATAGGTTCGGAGTTAACTGGGACCAACCAGCTAACTGTTGCTGCCTTCCCTTCACTTGAAATCCTAAGGTTTGAAAGTATGCATGGTTGGGAGGTATGGTCAACCAATAATGAGGTTTCTGATGCAGTGTTTCCTTGCCTTCGGGAGCTTCAGATAGTAGACTCCCCCAAATTGATTGAAGTCTCATTAAAAACACTACTTTCAGCGCTTCCATGTCTTAGAAAACTTCTTATAGTAAATTGTCCCAAAATGATTGAATTCTCACCTGAAGCATTACCCGCACTTGAATTTTTACATTTTGAAGATATGTTTGGATGGAAGATATGGTCTACCAATGATGCAGTTTTTCCTTGCCTTCGTAAGCTTCATATAAACAATTGTCCTGAATTGGTTGATGTCTCAGCTGAAGCACTACCTTTGCTAAGAGTGTTAAAAATTGATGGCTGTGGCGATGGTGTGTTGAGAAGTCTGGTTCAGGCAGCTTCATCAATTACTAAGTTGAAAATGAGTTCTATTTCAGGGCTTACTTATGAGGTGTGGAAAGGTGTTATAGAACATATTGGGGCAGTTGAAGAAGTAAGAATTGAGAAGTGTAATGAAATAAGATACTTGTGGGAATCAGAAGAAGAGGCGAGTAAGGTTCTTGTGAATATAAAGAAACTGACAGTATCTGAATGTTCAAATTTGGTGAGTTTAggagagaaagaagaaaaggatAATTTTGGGAGCAACCTCCTGTCATCTCTTAGGATTTTGGAGGTAAGAGACTGTGACAACATGGAGCGTTGTTGTTGTCCAAATAACATTGAAAGTTTGGATATCAGTGATTGTAGTTCACTTACACATGTCTCCttcccaacagcagcagcaggaggAGGTCAGAAACTCAAGTCAATTGATATATGGGGTTGTGAGAAACTAATGGAAAAGATTAGTAGCGCAAGCATGCCCATGCTTGAAAGCATAAATATAAGTGACTGGACCAATTTGAAATCAATCATGCAATTGGGTAACTTCATTTACCTCACTAGTTTGATTATAAAAGAATGTAACAGCATGGAGTCATTGTCTGCCCTTCAAATGAAGAATCTCAGCTCATTAAAAGTTTTGGAAATCACAAATTGTAGAGGTATTGATCCTTCCTGTCATGGTGGGGTTTGGCCTCCCAATTTGTGTTGCCTTCGTATAGGGGGGTTGAAGAAGCCCATGTCAGAGTGGGGCCCTCAGAATTTTCCATCTTCCCTTGTTCAGCTATGGTTATTTGGTGAACCCGATGTGAGGAATTTTAGACAATTATCCCACATATTCCCCTCTTCTCTTACTCATCTTTGGATAGAAAGATTTGGTAAACTGGAATCACTTTCAATGGGACTCCAACACCTCACCTCCCTCCAACATCTCACCATTGAGCAGTGCCCGAAGTTGAAACATCTGCCAAAACAGCTACTACCGTCACTTTTGAGTTTGAAGATCGAAGAATGCTCAGATCTGAGAAAAAGGTGTGAAGGAAGAGGATCCCACTACTATCCCCTCATCTCTCATATCCCCAAAATCGAAATAGACTCCGGgtacttttttattatataa